A genomic stretch from Fusarium musae strain F31 chromosome 9, whole genome shotgun sequence includes:
- a CDS encoding hypothetical protein (EggNog:ENOG41) has product MVDFKSETVTKVSEKVHDATEKMGDMLDQAEAGKIPGTKGHHPVSAVIGTALTGGMKNAGTKGYLAAYIKELEDNPLRTKMLTAGTLAGTQELVASWLAKDRNKHGNYFTARVPKMAAYGALISAPLGHFLIWALQKAFKGRTSLRAKILQILVSNLIIAPIQNSVYLVAMALIAGARTYHQVRATVKVGFWKVMRVSWITSPICLAFAQKFLPDQLWVPFFNIVSFIIGTYINTITKKKRLAALRKKHFGDDRRSNAGDMRPGRPDDYPPPGMGGPNPPY; this is encoded by the exons ATGGTTGACTTCAAGAGTGAAACCGTCACCAAGGTGTCGGAAAAGGTCCACGATGCCACTGAAAAGATGGGCGACATGCTTGACCAGGCCGAGGCTGGCAAGATTCCCGGCACAAAGGGCCACCACCCCGTCTCTGCTGTGATCGGTACAGCTTTGACCGGTGGTATGAAGAATGCTGGTACCAAGGGTTATCTGGCG GCTTacatcaaggagcttgaagaCAATCCTCTGCGCACCAAGATGCTCACCGCTGGTACTCTTGCTGGTACACAGGAGCTCGTCGCTTCATGGCTCGCCAAGGACCGCAACAAGCACGGCAACTACTTCACCGCTCGTGTTCCCAAGATGGCCGCATATGGTGCTCTCATCAGTGCTCCTCTAGGTCATTTCCTCATCTGGGCGCTCCAGAAGGCTTTCAAGGGCCGCACCAGCCTGCGCGCCAAGATTCTGCAGATTCTTGTCAGCAATCTCATt ATCGCTCCTATCCAGAACAGCGTCTACCTCGTTGCTATGGCTCTCATCGCTGGCGCTCGCACCTACCATCAGGTTCGTGCTACCGTCAAGGTCGGCTTCTGGAAGGTGATGCGGGTCTCGTGGATCACCTCGCCTATCTGCCTGGCTTTTGCTCAAAAGTTCCTCCCTGACCAGCTCTGGGtccccttcttcaacattgtgtccttcatcatcggcacctacatcaacaccatcaccaagaagaagcgtctCGCAGCTCTCCGCAAGAAGCACTTCGGTGACGACCGTCGATCCAACGCTGGTGATATGCGACCAGGCCGCCCCGATGACTACCCTCCTCCTGGCATGGGTGGCCCCAACCCTCCCTACTAA
- a CDS encoding hypothetical protein (BUSCO:EOG0926477X~EggNog:ENOG41) — MSRKGVGLAAFDRSRLTSAQFASHGSSLRANNAQALETQLAVFRSLLQQFANTHARDIRSDPAFRAQFARMCAAIGVDPLASSNSNSSSDGSSIWAQLLGKTVNDFYFELAVRVVEVCGATRGENGGLIGLAELRERVAAGRMDGADPIADDDIRRAVQTLAPLGGAYAVVRVGRKEYVRSVPRELNDDQVSVVEAAQVLGYVSVSMLRDNLGWDRARARTVIDDLVAGGMLWVDKQTKGEWEYWSPGFMAETAAPDQGD, encoded by the coding sequence ATGTCACGCAAAGGCGTAGGCCTTGCGGCCTTTGACCGCTCACGTCTCACATCAGCACAATTCGCATCTCATGGCTCCTCACTGCGCGCCAACAACGCCCAAGCCCTCGAAACTCAGCTCGCCGTGTTCCGCTCCCTCCTCCAGCAGTTCGCAAACACACACGCTCGCGATATCCGCTCCGATCCCGCTTTTCGCGCCCAATTTGCTCGCATGTGCGCTGCCATCGGCGTAGATCCACTAGCGAGCAGCAATAGCAACAGTAGCTCGGACGGAAGCTCCATATGGGCCCAGTTACTCGGAAAGACGGTCAATGATTTCTACTTTGAGCTCGCCGTCAGGGTTGTTGAGGTTTGCGGCGCCACTCGTGGGGAGAACGGAGGGCTTATCGGTCTGGCGGAACTGAGAGAGCGGGTTGCCGCAGGACGTATGGATGGCGCTGATCCCATTGCTGACGATGATATCCGGCGCGCTGTACAGACGCTTGCTCCGCTAGGCGGTGCGTATGCTGTCGTGCGTGTAGGTCGAAAGGAGTATGTGCGGAGTGTACCCCGTGAACTCAACGATGACCAAGTCTCGGTCGTTGAGGCGGCCCAAGTCCTGGGTTATGTGAGTGTCAGTATGCTAAGGGATAACCTGGGCTGGGATAGGGCGCGCGCCCGAACCGTGATAGACGATCTCGTTGCAGGCGGCATGCTGTGGGTTGATAAGCAGACAAAGGGCGAGTGGGAGTATTGGAGCCCTGGATTTATGGCCGAGACTGCTGCTCCGGACCAAGGCGACTGA
- a CDS encoding hypothetical protein (EggNog:ENOG41) yields the protein MDENPFNAGAPGAEEVDLYELLEIDRTATPDQIKKAYRKAALKYHPDKVAQEHREESEAKFKEVTQAYEILSDEQKRELYDVHGMAAFDKSRGGPGGPEVDLNDILSQMFGFGMGPGGPGGPGGPGGARRPRRGPDEEQEYKVTLEELYRGKTVKFAANKQVLCGQCKGSGGKEKAKSSSCERCKGNGIVEAFRQIGPGMMRRETVICDHCQGAGQVFKEKDRCKKCKGKRTTQEKKVLEIYIPRGSMQGERIVLEGEADQYPDQTPGDIVFTLVEEPHDVFTRIGHDLSAELTVSLGEALSGFSRTVFKHLDGRGIHIERPQGKILRPGDCLKVPGEGMPMKRGETKGDLYLIVKVEFPEDGWLKSESEYETLQKMLPPPPANIEAEEVDEVEYEDDADIEKMGENSGDGRFGGDWEDDEDDMGDGQAQCQTQ from the exons atggatgaGAACCCTTTCAACGCAGGCGCTCCTGGCGCTGAGGAGGTCGATCTCTATG AACTTCTCGAGATCGACAGAACTGCCACACCAGatcagatcaagaaggcttATCGCAAG GCCGCCCTGAAGTACCACCCAGACAAGGTTGCCCAAGAGCATCGAGAAGAATCCgaagccaagttcaaggaagTCACGCAAGCCTACGAAATTCTCAGCGATGAGCAGAAGCGCGAGCTCTACGATGTTCACGGAATGGCCGCCTTCGACAAGTCCCGAGGCGGCCCTGGTGGCCCTGAGGTCGACCTCAACGATATCCTCTCCCAGATGTTTGGCTTTGGCATGGGTCCGGGTGGCCCAGGTGGCCCTGGAGGTCCCGGCGGCGCTCGCCGACCCAGACGTGGTCCTGACGAGGAGCAAGAGTACAAGGTGACGCTCGAGGAACTTTACCGTGGCAAGACTGTCAAGTTTGCTGCCAACAAGCAGGTACTTTGCGGCCAGTGCAAGGGCTCTGGCGGCAAAGAGAAGGCCAAGTCTTCTTCCTGCGAGCGCTGCAAGGGTAATGGTATCGTTGAGGCCTTCCGCCAGATAGGGCCTGGTATGATGCGCCGTGAGACGGTTATTTGCGATCACTGCCAGGGTGCTGGCCAGGTCTTCAAAGAGAAGGACCGGTGCAAGAAGTGCAAGGGCAAGCGAACAAcacaggagaagaaggttctCGAGATTTACATCCCCAGAGGCTCGATGCAGGGCGAGCGTATCGTCCTGGAGGGTGAAGCCGACCAGTACCCGGACCAAACGCCTGGCGATATTGTCTTCACACTTGTGGAAGAACCCCATGATGTCTTCACTCGCATTGGACATGATCTGTCTGCTGAACTGACTGTATCTCTGGGAGAGGCTCTATCAGGATTCTCACGAACTGTATTCAAGCACCTCGATGGACGTGGCATTCACATCGAGCGACCTCAAGGCAAGATCCTACGACCAGGTGACTGCCTCAAGGTTCCCGGCGAGGGCATGCCTATGAAGCGTGGCGAGACCAAGGGTGACCTCTACTTAATTGTCAAGGTGGAGTTCCCTGAGGATGGCTGGTTGAAGAGCGAATCGGAGTACGAGACACTGCAGAAGATGCTGCCTCCTCCCCCTGCGAACATTGAAGCCGAGGAAGTCGACGAAGTCGAGTATGAGGACGACGCTGACATCGAGAAG ATGGGTGAGAACTCGGGTGACGGCCGATTCGGTGGTGACTGGGAggacgacgaggacgatATGGGCGATGGCCAAGCTCAGTGTCAGACCCAGTGA
- a CDS encoding hypothetical protein (BUSCO:EOG09260XH5), translated as MRAQKASQIPSKELNEQGGKHDRSIKKPSRLAALKTRDQKVGNKDTKVKGGETNQRYILGQSADKPIRTRFAPSPTGYLHLGSLRTALFNNLVAKATDGGDFIIRIEDTDQNRLVPDAEERIFKDLEWAGLEWSEGPDKGGPYGPYRQSERLETYKEHTRTLLENGSAYRCFCDQTVLEAQKRALHEAGKSTAYPGTCRTLPRSESDERAAKGEAHVVRLDSTRFGTPKFKDAIYGPFQKKEPEEDFVLMKRDGYPTYHLANVVDDHLMKITHVIRGEEWLISTPKHLALYEAFGWEPPTFAHLGLLVSNNGSKLSKRDSSVDLSTYMDQNVFPMALQAWLANLGASTKRDAKTPRTLSDVAENLTYKFTRGGIKLNPTKLDFFQHEYRNLLTKTPSADHTSREQELIRDYLVTPLVNEVHAITASSQSISDDYKPIQPTGTALNWSTPLSPVPAMLSSESSQSYTSKIIFQETVRYASVANLARLLPYFFWRPPPDIYRAALVSEIPRLDLVELVNKTVQGNDDWETTVDRLFESIPPDQAPDLHATLRLIAIGDSQAVSKSSRILFDVLGQDEWRFRANVVASLLGELESSGQLPVRTV; from the exons ATGAGAG CGCAGAAGGCTTCTCAAATTCCTTCAAAGGAACTCAATGAACAAGGGGGGAAACATGATCGATCCATTaagaagccatcaagacTGGCGGCTTTAAAGACGCGTGACCAGAAGGTTGGAAACAAGGATACCAAGGTCAAAGGGGGAGAAACAAATCAGCGATATATCCTTGGGCAATCAGCCGACAAGCCCATCCGTACACGTTTTGCACCGTCACCTACCGGATATCTACACCTCGGCTCTCTGAGAACTGCGTTGTTCAACAATTTGGTGGCCAAGGCTACAGACGGCGGTGATTTCATTATTAGAATTGAAGATACTGATCAA AATCGATTGGTGCCTGATGCTGAAGAAAGAATCTTCAAAGATCTTGAATGGGCCGGTCTTGAATGGAGTGAAGGTCCTGACAAAGGAGGTCCATATGGCCCCTATCGACAA TCGGAGCGTCTGGAGACCTATAAAGAACACACGCGGACCTTGCTCGAAAATGGCTCCGCCTATCGTTGCTTCTGTGATCAAACAGTCCTCGAAGCCCAGAAACGAGCTCTTCACGAAGCTGGCAAATCTACGGCTTACCCTGGCACATGTCGTACTCTGCCGCGCTCTGAGTCTGATGAGCGAGCCGCCAAGGGTGAAGCTCATGTCGTTCGGCTTGACTCTACTCGTTTCGGCACGCCAAAGTTCAAGGATGCTATCTACGGGCCTTTCCAGAAGAAAGAGCCCGAGGAGGACTTTGTCCTCATGAAAAGGGATGGATATCCTACGTACCATCTTGCCAATGTAGTTGATGACCATTTGATGAAGATTACACACGTCATCCGTGGTGAA GAATGGCTCATCTCAACACCCAAGCACCTGGCGCTCTACGAAGCTTTCGGCTGGGAGCCCCCGACTTTTGCTCACCTAGGCCTTCTCGTCAGCAACAACGGATCCAAGCTTAGCAAGCGCGATAGCAGCGTCGACCTGTCTACGTATATGGACCAGAACGTCTTTCCTATGGCTTTACAGGCGTGGCTTGCCAATCTAGGTGCGTCCACGAAGAGAGATGCGAAGACACCAAGAACTCTCAGTGATGTCGCCGAGAAT TTGACTTACAAGTTCACCCGAGGTGGTATCAAACTCAATCCAACTAAGCTCGACTTCTTCCAGCACGAGTATCGCAATCTCCTTACGAAAACACCTTCTGCCGACCACACATCTCGCGAGCAGGAGCTCATAAGAGATTACCTTGTGACTCCCCTCGTCAACGAAGTTCATGCCATCACCGCCTCCTCCCAGTCCATTTCTGATGACTACAAGCCCATCCAACCCACAGGCACGGCTCTCAACTGGTCCACCCCTTTATCTCCTGTTCCAGCCATGCTTTCATCGGAATCTTCTCAGTCATATACTTCCAAGATCATCTTCCAAGAAACTGTGCGATATGCCTCTGTGGCTAACTTGGCCCGTTTGCTACCGTACTTCTTCTGGCGCCCTCCTCCTGATATTTACCGAGCAGCCCTCGTCAGTGAGATTCCGCGTCTCGACTTGGTTGAATTGGTCAACAAGACCGTGCAAGGAAACGATGACTGGGAAACGACCGTTGACCGCTTATTTGAGAGTATCCCTCCCGACCAGGCTCCCGACTTACATGCTACTCTTCGCCTAATTGCGATTGGTGATTCACAAGCCGTGAGCAAGTCGTCCCGCATTCTGTTTGATGTGCTGGGTCAAGATGAGTGGCGATTCCGTGCCAATGTCGTGGCTTCGTTGCTTGGTGAACTGGAATCTAGCGGACAACTCCCCGTCAGGACTGTATAG
- a CDS encoding hypothetical protein (EggNog:ENOG41), producing MTADNSFETLFAVPLSCDGCVKAVSDSLYKLGGISNVEGNLKDQLVSVKGTAPPSAIVEAIQATGRDAILRGTGASNSAAVSILETFEDPVDGFYEEPSRDVRGLARMVQVSSGRTLVDLTIRGVSPGTYKASIRAYGDLKNGATSTGPVWTGEDKKPRGDLGTIEVGEDGRGAAFIDHGFQIWEVIGHAMVLTRQEEKDEPLKNDKDTVVGIIARSAGMWDNDKTVCSCTGKTLWEERKDEVQKGML from the exons ATGACGGCCGATAACTCGTTTGAG ACCCTCTTTGCTGTTCCGCTGTCATGTGACGGTTGTGTCAAGGCGGTTTCAGACTCTCTGTACAAGCTCGGCGGTATCAGTAATGTGGAAGGCAACTTGAAGGACCAGTTGGTTTCTGTCAAGGGCACCG CTCCTCCATCAGCTATCGTAGAAGCTATCCAAGCCACCGGAAGAGATGCCATCTTGCGTGGAACGGGGGCCTCAAACA GTGCCGCTGTGAGTATTCTCGAAACATTTGAAGATCCTGTGGATGGCTTCTACGAAGAGCCTAGCAGAGACGTAAGGGGGCTAGCAAGAATGGTTCAAGTTAGTTCAGGACGGACATTGGTTGACTTGACTATCCGCGGCGTTTCTCCCGGAACTTACAAAGCTTCAATTCGCGCATACGGCGACTTGAAGAACGGTGCGACGTCAACGGGTCCTGTCTGGACAGGAGAAGACAAGAAGCCTCGGGGTGACCTTGGTACTATTGAGGTCGGTGAAGATGGACGGGGCGCAGCCTTCATAGACCATGGTTTCCAAATCTGGGAGGTTATTGGACACGCTATGGTTCTAACAAggcaggaagagaaggacgaACCACTGAAGAACGATAAGGACACTGTCGTCGGCATTATCGCACGAAGCGCTGGTATGTGGGATAACGATAAGACGGTGTGCTCATGCACAGGCAAGACGCTCTGGGAGGAACGAAAGGACGAGGTTCAGAAGGGAATGCTATGA
- a CDS encoding hypothetical protein (EggNog:ENOG41~BUSCO:EOG092654LJ) — protein sequence MSQVLGLTKLAYSRVWHGVSASAPHATLSTQPGVTPPSLGRLASRIAVLLMGKHKPIFDPSTDCGDYVVVTNCAALHTTGRKKWQKPYYRHTTRPGSLKTVTMDALMEAHGGSEVLRKAVRGMLPKNRLRDKRLARLKAFEGDAHPYKDNLIRFAGVPVGAEGWEKATERVRNGDKKRL from the exons ATGTCGCAAGTCCTCGGTCTG ACAAAACTGGCCTACTCTCGAGTATGGCATGGTGTCTCCGCCTCCGCCCCTCATGCCACACTCTCTACTCAGCCCGGCGTTACACCACCTTCACTCGGCCGTCTCGCATCTCGCATCGCCGTTCTTCTCATGGGCAAGCACAAGCCGATTTTCGACCCCTCAACCGACTGCGGTGACTACGTTGTCGTGACCAACTGCGCCGCTCTTCACACAACCGGCCGCAAGAAGTGGCAAAAGCCTTACTACCGACATACGACACGACCTGGTAGCCTCAAGACCGTAACAATGGACGCACTTATGGAGGCCCACGGAGGCAGTGAGGTCCTGCGCAAGGCTGTGCGTGGCATGTTGCCCAAGAACCGACTACGAGACAAGCGATTGGCAAGACTCAAGGCGTTTGAGGGCGACGCTCACCCGTACAAGGATAACTTGATACGGTTTGCTGGTGTACCGGTGGGAGCTGAGGGTTGGGAGAAGGCCACCGAAAGGGTCCGAAATGGCGATAAGAAGCGATTATAA
- a CDS encoding hypothetical protein (EggNog:ENOG41), which yields MPYVSAARYGKDNVRVCKVDRDASTGIQTVTEMTVCCLLEGEIETSYTKADNSVVVATDSIKNTIYITAKQNPVNPPELYASILGSHFIEKYSHIHVANINVKTVRWQRLEVDGKPHPHSFFKDGEETRNVEVRVSRQEGIQIKSSLVGLTVLKSTGSAFHGFVRDEYTTLPETWDRIFSTDVDATWKWKKFDSLKAVKAFAPKFDSAREAARNVTLKVFAEDDSASVQATMYKMSTQILGLVPEIATVTYALPNKHYFEIDLSWHKGLKNTGKDAEVYAPQSGPNGLIKCEVSRDNLQSKL from the exons ATGCCTTACGTATCTGCTGCTCGCTATGGCAAGGACAATGTCCGTGTCTGCAAGGTTGATCGCGATGCCTCTACTGGCATCCAGACCGTCACTGAGATGACCGTCTGCTGTCTTCTTGAGGGAGAGATTGAGACCTCCTATACCAAGGCCGATAACAGTGTTGTCGTTGCCACCGACTCTATCAAGAACACTATCTACATCACTGCCAAGCAGAATCCTGTCAACCCTCCTGAGTTGTACGCCTCTATCCTCGGCAGCCACTTCATCGAGAAGTACAGCCACATTCATGTTGCCaacatcaacgtcaagaCTGTTCGCTGGCAGCGTCTGGAGGTTGACGGCAAGCCTCACCCTCACAGCTTTTTCAAGGATGGTGAGGAGACCCGAAATGTGGAGGTTCGCGTGAGCCGACAGGAGGGCATTCAGATCAAGAGCTCTCTTGTTGGCTTGACTGTGCTCAAGAGCACCGGTTCTGCTTTCCACGGCTTTGTTCGCGATGAGTACACAACTCTTCCTGAGACTTGGGACCGCATCTTCTCAACCGATGTTGATGCTACatggaagtggaagaagtTCGACTCACTGAAAGCTGTCAAGGCCTTTGCTCCCAAATTCGACAGTGCTCGAGAGGCAGCACGCAACGTCACCCTCAAGGTCTTCGCTGAGGACGACAGTGCTAGCGTGCAAGCCACCATGTACAAGATGTCCACCCAGATCCTTGGGCTTGTGCCCGAGATTGCGACAGTCACTTACGCACTGCCCAACAAGCATTACTTCGAGATTG ACCTGAGCTGGCACAAGGGACTCAAGAACACAGGCAAGGATGCTGAGGTTTACGCGCCCCAGTCTGGCCCCAATGGTCTTATCAAGTGCGAGGTGTCTCGCGACAACTTGCAATCCAAGCTATAA